The following are encoded in a window of Thalassotalea insulae genomic DNA:
- a CDS encoding type I polyketide synthase, producing MLTTNKEPLAIVGIGCRYPGGANDVESFWQMLAEGVDGISQVPMERWDQRKFFDKTDNRPGKTKVMQGGYIKQSLKKFDPLFFGISPREAAFTDPQQRLLLEVLWETFEDAGLTQDRYQGSNTGVFIGAFNLDNLLLQLGRDNLEKITSSTAASVTMTMLSNRLSYTFDLKGPSLTIDTACSSSMVSTHYACQSIWNGECEMAISGGVNVISRPEYMVSMSKGGFLSSHGRCKSFDADAQGYVRGEGAGIILIKPLAKALEDNDHIYSVIRNTGVNQDGHTQNGISFPSSTSQKALIKQVYKEANINPLDVSYIEAHGTGTQAGDPIEIDSLASTFTPKRSAEKPCYVGSIKSNIGHTESAAGVAGIIKASLSIEKGIIPPNLHFNNPNPNIDFKDGVIQIPVENTVWDEGNKPRMASVNSFGYGGTNGHIILEQHINGSSARKNTKNDTALNQHPLHLIPLSAKTTDALKEVCQKLFTHLQSSSGQNISIDELNYTLALRRTALQERVCFVVSDKENLIEKLAQFARGEVPEGCVTSSQNSDESQGLVFVFTGMGPQWWKMGQELYHKSPIFKSVVDECDNIFYKISGWSIKAEMLATEAESNMARTRVAQPANFIIQAGLLALYKSWGIQPSAVVGHSVGEVASAYASGALTLSDALKVSFHRSRLQQTVAGQGSMLAIGMGGQSAFDLADMYDEVSVAAVNSNSSVTLAGNEEQLEEIAGILEQQGIFNRILAVEVAYHSYQMDPIKDELISVLSDITPNQETTLLYSTATGQAISGTQFDANYWWDNVRQPVSFEKAIKQLIDDGYQDFVEIGPHPVTRNFISECLSDKQTDGKVIPSLIRKQDEQIQFFQSLACIFNQGYKLQWPDAVVNANYCKLPNYPWQREEYWNESKLSNNFLLGSGEQHPFFYEKLMTPEPSWQVEINDNFFPFLPDHKISTRVVFPGAGYVEAGLALQKYQKNKDASFTIENLKFYRMLMIDEEKAQQLRIVENQGQYRVYSSDVNNDNWTLNASGELIALPVGKNAEPVDLTSLKATTNRTINIEELYRAFAKRGLGYDAHFQTIKEIHAADNVVIAKLVVNQDESDNDFDQYQIYPTLLDGAFQSLIALTDNTNNATPMVPVEVGQITLYRQPGKECWCVGELIEQTGSAMTCSIKLIDATGEVLVELQQLVCQALASEESEQLTTDITQCFYQYQWLSTEQDTTELNTSDLLINENWLIIADHSDEKSFKVSQAIQARASDANGQYSSIDLSQMTNNTESDDYLDELSNLVSEYLQKGITQLIYIPDCNTTPLDSEETVNQCISQSLPMVSVARCISNLTLDNVKNNEINFVFISQGSQAVTPVEKINAAQSAISSLTHLLGNEIANIQPRHIDFSGEESYFAEEMSQLWIDLTNKDNCEDIAYRGDLRFVKVLAAKSVESGEQNVIEQHNSQTSAIAIDLTAQSSNQGGYQLILPSSPGDGQITIRLHSAHTNAGNLAANKQPLNALSVPHVAMATVVESESKEFGKGDLVVALITDQTLSNVVTLSESYCEKLEKDIQPEIALRYIGQLSALATLDSVKEKLHGNVFIQNGHTTTGTALIQLALAQNCKVYTTAPTSILRQELAELGVSMVADNSDLSYISQLNQSTNNEKFALVINDLNKEHFTHCFKLLSESSLYCHVAQEKSGVLNFPESAQLPDNYQYCSVNVLNRLITDTSYRSEYHVNWLAAVRDNKFSQVAEARINFSQWPVLQKLIECADETAPIRIDFDNANIEIHRTDNIPSVNRQSTYLITGGTDGLGLEIARWLANQGVQSLALVSRKGSTRTQARNFVEEMEKRQINVQLFDVNITDKQAVTDLVKDIESTMLPLKGIIHGAMVLDDDLTVNMNAQRMKYVLEPKVAGAINLHNATKNISLDHFICFSSISSIIGNIGQTNYVAANAYLDAFAQQRHQQGLSSTTINLGVLQEIGVVSRDQDLANILTAKGLKGFTTNDVLKGLGYLLNEQPRQVGFFDIDWSAWAQESPKSSASSRFKGLVEKAKANSEIPAGLVSLLELIDDQEAYFSRLKEILSIELSQLLNMSVDDISSDRSISELGIDSIMSVEYSANLRTKFGFSVTSMELLSGPSLDQVANTLALQISEKY from the coding sequence ATGTTAACTACAAATAAAGAACCATTAGCTATCGTAGGTATAGGTTGTCGCTATCCAGGTGGTGCAAATGATGTCGAAAGCTTTTGGCAAATGTTAGCAGAAGGCGTTGACGGTATAAGTCAAGTACCAATGGAACGCTGGGATCAACGAAAATTTTTCGATAAAACAGATAACCGCCCAGGAAAAACCAAAGTGATGCAAGGCGGCTATATTAAACAATCTCTCAAAAAGTTTGACCCATTATTTTTTGGAATTTCACCACGAGAAGCAGCCTTTACAGACCCACAACAACGCCTTTTACTTGAAGTGCTTTGGGAAACATTTGAGGATGCGGGTTTAACACAAGATCGTTATCAAGGTTCAAATACCGGCGTTTTCATTGGCGCATTTAACCTTGACAATCTACTACTACAACTTGGTCGAGATAACTTAGAAAAAATAACGTCGTCTACTGCAGCTAGCGTTACTATGACAATGCTGTCGAATCGTCTCTCTTATACCTTTGATTTGAAAGGTCCTAGTTTAACAATCGACACGGCTTGCTCATCATCAATGGTTTCAACACACTACGCATGCCAAAGCATATGGAATGGCGAGTGCGAAATGGCGATCAGTGGTGGGGTCAATGTTATCTCCCGGCCTGAATACATGGTATCAATGAGTAAAGGTGGCTTCTTATCCTCTCATGGTCGTTGTAAATCTTTTGATGCCGACGCCCAAGGTTATGTTCGTGGTGAAGGTGCGGGAATTATTCTCATTAAACCATTAGCAAAAGCCCTTGAAGATAACGATCATATTTATTCTGTCATTCGAAATACCGGTGTAAACCAGGATGGTCATACACAAAATGGTATCTCATTCCCTAGCTCTACATCCCAAAAAGCCTTAATAAAGCAAGTTTATAAAGAGGCCAATATTAATCCTTTGGATGTTTCATATATCGAAGCACATGGCACAGGAACACAAGCTGGCGACCCAATCGAAATAGATTCTCTCGCATCCACATTCACACCAAAAAGATCTGCCGAAAAACCATGCTATGTTGGCTCAATTAAGTCAAACATTGGTCATACAGAATCGGCTGCTGGTGTTGCGGGCATTATCAAAGCATCTTTATCAATTGAAAAAGGAATCATTCCGCCAAACCTTCATTTTAACAACCCTAATCCAAACATTGACTTTAAAGATGGGGTAATTCAAATTCCAGTTGAAAATACGGTATGGGATGAAGGTAATAAACCCCGCATGGCATCGGTTAATTCATTTGGCTATGGCGGTACTAATGGTCATATCATTTTAGAGCAACATATCAACGGTAGCTCTGCGCGGAAGAATACAAAAAATGATACTGCATTAAATCAGCACCCTTTACATTTAATTCCATTAAGTGCAAAAACAACGGATGCTCTTAAAGAGGTTTGCCAAAAGCTATTCACACACTTACAAAGTAGCTCAGGTCAAAATATCTCAATAGATGAGCTAAATTACACACTCGCATTACGCAGAACTGCACTTCAAGAGCGAGTTTGTTTTGTTGTTAGTGACAAAGAGAATTTAATAGAAAAGCTAGCGCAATTTGCCAGAGGTGAAGTTCCTGAAGGTTGTGTAACAAGTAGTCAAAACAGCGATGAATCACAAGGCTTAGTTTTTGTCTTTACTGGTATGGGACCCCAATGGTGGAAAATGGGGCAAGAGTTGTATCACAAATCCCCTATCTTTAAATCTGTGGTTGACGAGTGTGACAACATATTTTACAAAATTTCAGGTTGGTCAATAAAAGCTGAAATGCTGGCTACGGAAGCAGAATCGAATATGGCGCGTACTCGTGTGGCACAGCCAGCAAATTTTATTATTCAAGCCGGATTATTAGCTCTTTATAAAAGTTGGGGGATCCAACCATCAGCAGTAGTTGGTCATAGCGTAGGTGAAGTAGCATCAGCATATGCATCTGGGGCATTGACCCTTTCTGACGCATTAAAAGTAAGTTTCCACCGAAGTCGACTACAACAAACAGTCGCAGGTCAGGGCAGTATGTTAGCTATCGGCATGGGAGGACAGAGTGCCTTTGATTTAGCTGACATGTATGACGAAGTATCTGTAGCTGCTGTCAATTCAAATTCAAGTGTCACGCTTGCAGGCAACGAAGAACAGTTAGAAGAAATTGCAGGAATATTAGAGCAGCAAGGTATATTTAATCGAATATTAGCTGTAGAAGTTGCTTATCACAGCTATCAAATGGATCCGATTAAAGATGAATTAATTAGCGTCTTATCTGATATTACCCCTAATCAAGAAACAACCCTTTTGTACTCAACGGCTACAGGTCAAGCAATAAGCGGCACCCAATTTGACGCTAACTATTGGTGGGATAATGTTCGTCAGCCTGTCAGTTTTGAAAAAGCTATCAAACAATTGATTGACGATGGTTATCAAGATTTTGTTGAAATTGGTCCTCATCCAGTAACTCGTAACTTTATTAGTGAATGTTTGTCTGATAAACAAACTGACGGAAAAGTAATTCCTAGTCTGATAAGAAAACAAGATGAGCAAATACAGTTTTTCCAATCTCTCGCCTGTATATTTAATCAAGGCTACAAACTTCAATGGCCTGATGCAGTTGTCAATGCCAATTATTGTAAATTGCCTAATTATCCTTGGCAGAGAGAGGAATATTGGAATGAATCCAAGCTATCTAATAATTTCTTACTTGGTAGCGGCGAACAACATCCTTTTTTCTACGAGAAATTAATGACTCCTGAGCCATCTTGGCAAGTAGAAATAAATGACAATTTCTTCCCTTTCTTACCCGATCATAAAATTTCAACTAGAGTCGTCTTCCCTGGCGCTGGTTATGTTGAAGCAGGTCTAGCTTTACAGAAGTATCAAAAAAATAAAGACGCAAGTTTTACCATAGAAAACTTAAAGTTCTATCGCATGCTAATGATAGATGAGGAAAAAGCCCAGCAACTAAGAATCGTTGAAAACCAGGGGCAGTATCGAGTTTATTCGAGCGATGTCAATAATGACAACTGGACATTAAATGCAAGTGGAGAATTAATTGCTCTACCAGTTGGCAAAAACGCAGAACCAGTCGACTTAACATCGTTGAAAGCAACTACCAATCGAACGATCAATATAGAAGAATTGTATCGAGCATTTGCAAAACGTGGGTTGGGCTATGATGCGCATTTTCAAACAATAAAAGAAATACATGCTGCAGATAATGTTGTCATCGCTAAACTTGTAGTCAATCAGGATGAATCAGACAATGATTTTGACCAATATCAAATTTATCCCACCTTACTTGATGGCGCTTTTCAAAGTTTAATTGCTTTAACAGATAACACTAATAATGCAACTCCGATGGTACCTGTTGAAGTTGGTCAAATAACACTTTACCGCCAACCTGGTAAAGAGTGCTGGTGTGTTGGAGAATTAATTGAGCAAACTGGCAGTGCGATGACATGTAGCATAAAGTTGATTGATGCTACGGGGGAAGTTTTAGTCGAATTACAGCAACTCGTTTGCCAAGCATTAGCGAGTGAAGAAAGTGAGCAACTCACCACAGATATAACGCAATGCTTTTATCAGTATCAATGGCTGTCAACTGAACAAGATACCACTGAACTTAATACGAGTGATTTGTTAATCAATGAAAACTGGTTAATCATCGCTGATCACAGTGATGAAAAAAGCTTTAAAGTATCTCAAGCAATACAAGCACGAGCATCTGATGCTAACGGCCAATACTCATCAATAGATTTGAGTCAAATGACAAATAACACTGAGTCCGATGATTACTTAGATGAGCTGTCAAACCTAGTAAGCGAGTATTTACAAAAAGGGATTACTCAATTAATTTATATTCCTGATTGCAACACTACCCCATTAGATTCTGAAGAAACAGTCAATCAATGTATTTCTCAGAGTTTACCTATGGTCAGTGTTGCACGCTGTATATCAAACCTCACCCTTGATAATGTAAAGAATAACGAAATAAACTTCGTATTTATAAGTCAAGGTAGCCAAGCGGTTACACCAGTAGAAAAAATTAACGCAGCTCAATCAGCAATTAGCTCACTCACGCATTTATTAGGCAACGAGATTGCAAATATTCAACCACGTCATATCGATTTTAGTGGTGAAGAAAGCTATTTCGCTGAAGAAATGTCGCAATTATGGATTGACTTAACAAACAAGGATAACTGTGAAGATATAGCATACCGTGGTGATTTAAGGTTTGTTAAAGTGTTAGCTGCTAAAAGTGTTGAATCAGGTGAACAAAACGTAATTGAACAGCATAATTCACAAACCTCGGCAATCGCAATTGACCTAACGGCGCAATCATCCAATCAGGGCGGCTATCAGCTAATACTTCCGAGTAGTCCAGGCGATGGGCAAATAACTATACGTTTGCATTCTGCTCATACAAATGCGGGTAATTTAGCAGCAAATAAACAACCTTTAAACGCTTTGTCTGTTCCACATGTAGCAATGGCAACTGTTGTAGAAAGTGAAAGTAAAGAGTTTGGCAAAGGTGATCTAGTCGTTGCGCTAATCACAGATCAAACATTATCTAACGTCGTTACCTTGTCAGAAAGCTACTGCGAGAAGCTTGAAAAAGACATACAACCTGAAATTGCATTACGCTATATTGGCCAATTAAGTGCATTAGCAACGCTTGATAGCGTCAAAGAAAAACTTCATGGCAATGTGTTCATTCAAAATGGTCATACAACCACAGGCACCGCGTTAATACAATTAGCGTTGGCGCAAAACTGCAAAGTTTATACAACGGCACCTACGTCTATATTACGCCAAGAATTAGCAGAACTTGGCGTATCTATGGTTGCAGATAATTCAGACTTAAGCTACATCAGTCAACTGAATCAATCAACGAATAATGAAAAATTTGCTTTAGTTATCAATGACCTTAATAAGGAGCATTTTACACACTGCTTTAAGTTACTAAGTGAGTCAAGCTTGTATTGCCACGTTGCACAAGAGAAATCAGGAGTTTTGAACTTTCCTGAAAGTGCTCAGCTACCAGATAATTATCAATACTGCTCAGTCAATGTTTTAAACCGTTTAATAACAGATACTTCATATCGTTCTGAATATCACGTGAATTGGTTGGCAGCTGTTAGAGATAATAAATTCTCCCAAGTAGCAGAAGCTCGTATCAATTTCTCTCAATGGCCCGTATTACAAAAACTCATCGAATGCGCCGATGAAACAGCCCCAATACGTATAGACTTTGATAACGCTAACATTGAAATTCATCGTACTGACAATATCCCATCAGTTAATCGTCAGTCGACATATCTTATTACAGGTGGAACAGACGGTTTAGGCTTAGAAATTGCGCGTTGGCTAGCTAATCAAGGAGTACAATCACTGGCATTGGTCAGTCGCAAAGGTTCAACTCGTACTCAGGCACGCAATTTTGTCGAAGAGATGGAAAAACGACAAATAAATGTTCAACTTTTCGATGTTAATATCACTGACAAACAAGCAGTAACAGATTTAGTCAAAGATATTGAAAGCACAATGCTACCACTAAAAGGCATTATTCATGGTGCCATGGTTTTAGATGATGATCTTACTGTCAACATGAACGCTCAACGTATGAAGTATGTATTAGAGCCGAAAGTTGCTGGAGCGATTAACCTTCACAATGCAACAAAAAACATCTCACTAGATCATTTCATTTGCTTTTCATCCATCTCCTCAATTATTGGCAACATTGGGCAAACTAACTATGTAGCCGCTAATGCGTATTTAGATGCGTTTGCACAACAACGTCACCAACAAGGGCTATCTTCAACCACGATAAATCTTGGGGTTTTACAAGAGATTGGCGTCGTTTCTCGAGATCAGGATTTAGCAAATATATTGACGGCAAAAGGCTTAAAAGGATTCACGACAAATGATGTACTAAAAGGTCTTGGCTATCTATTAAATGAGCAACCGAGACAAGTAGGCTTCTTCGACATTGATTGGTCAGCTTGGGCACAAGAATCACCCAAATCTTCTGCTTCTAGTCGTTTTAAAGGACTAGTAGAAAAAGCGAAGGCCAATAGTGAAATTCCTGCTGGACTTGTTAGCTTATTGGAGTTGATTGACGATCAGGAAGCATACTTCTCTCGTTTGAAAGAGATATTATCAATAGAACTTAGTCAACTACTCAATATGTCAGTTGATGACATTAGTAGTGACCGTAGCATTAGCGAGTTAGGTATAGACTCCATAATGAGTGTTGAATACTCTGCCAATTTACGGACAAAATTTGGCTTCAGTGTAACGTCAATGGAACTACTAAGTGGACCGTCTCTAGACCAAGTGGCTAATACTTTAGCCCTTCAAATAAGTGAAAAATATTAA
- a CDS encoding aminotransferase class I/II-fold pyridoxal phosphate-dependent enzyme — translation MDIKEELKSDITVHKSLSIDKLVSNEWDSIVPRATGLKYDVLSTFEKSKVNNLICSYLTFKHNDKLLGKANLYEVSMDFTSMDKNLSDNARKLIKDWYPDFLNLSMIECGLFAMNGDGLVVSNEADLPNVIAKTAEDIEAVAIEKSLDLCVFRDVKINDYHHYEQVLLPLGYLPCAGFTNAVLDIEWESLDDYLLSRKSKTRHKLKNTLTIEKDFNLTIEITSQYSHLAKEMATLWSNVNASSSDYNREQLDEQFFYESGQRLNESSEAILFFHNKKLVAFMWNLIGSEDYHMADWGVDYSFEKYREANFYRAASVLSVKRAIELNKRRMQLGMTNYVPKKLLGAKMQPLIYFIKHTKNSDFTSVVTRMITDAIDHPEELNYYPKTPNWPDTMSVDTYKQLINSKSYLYNEQDVLHSVESNYEIDILKVGGLYSFYSDINDTDIDLARSNFFRCADVGQTTDIIVKTLSDGTKNTSNAPMFSGVSNSIKSLQERFALLLNKEQSQIFPSATSIHQSVLGAILNNDSLIFIDDACHPGLWQAAQQSGAEVISYSHNDVNSLEALISQHEDRNALVVSESIFSLLGNSADLEALVSLKQQHKFRLYIDESQAFGIIGEQGAGLAEFLNVSQDIDIITASCIPGFDIDCGIVWGTKKCIDYIKHASLDLIFSAGVSDIDSALLNYAQDNISTVIAKRTSFYHRINEFVNTLEQQNFSVIYHDTSVVTIVLSDFMLALTIQRKLLDQSIKTIVVGPPSVPEEMTLLNLRFHEDINESHLNHLRQAFSGISTAIYE, via the coding sequence ATGGATATTAAAGAAGAACTTAAGTCGGATATAACAGTACACAAAAGTTTATCTATCGATAAATTAGTCAGTAATGAGTGGGACAGCATAGTACCTCGAGCTACCGGCCTAAAATACGATGTCCTTAGCACATTCGAAAAATCAAAAGTAAATAATTTGATATGCTCTTACTTAACCTTCAAACATAACGATAAGCTATTAGGGAAAGCAAACCTTTATGAAGTCTCTATGGACTTCACTTCAATGGATAAAAATTTATCTGATAACGCTAGAAAATTAATCAAAGATTGGTACCCTGATTTTTTAAACCTATCTATGATTGAATGCGGTTTATTTGCAATGAATGGTGATGGGCTAGTTGTATCTAATGAAGCAGATTTACCTAATGTAATTGCTAAAACAGCAGAAGACATTGAAGCTGTCGCCATAGAAAAATCATTAGACTTGTGTGTTTTTCGTGATGTAAAAATCAATGATTACCACCACTACGAGCAAGTTTTACTTCCTTTAGGTTACTTACCTTGTGCAGGATTCACTAATGCTGTTCTAGACATTGAGTGGGAAAGTTTAGACGACTATTTATTGTCAAGAAAATCAAAAACTCGCCATAAACTTAAAAATACCTTAACCATTGAAAAAGACTTTAATTTAACGATAGAGATCACTTCTCAATATAGTCATTTAGCAAAAGAAATGGCGACATTGTGGTCAAATGTTAATGCATCATCATCAGACTATAATCGCGAACAACTAGATGAGCAGTTTTTTTACGAATCAGGTCAACGCCTGAATGAATCCAGCGAAGCCATATTGTTCTTTCATAATAAAAAGCTTGTTGCTTTTATGTGGAACTTAATTGGCAGTGAAGATTATCATATGGCTGACTGGGGAGTTGATTATAGTTTTGAAAAATATCGTGAAGCCAATTTTTATCGCGCAGCATCAGTTTTATCAGTAAAGCGCGCCATTGAATTAAACAAACGACGAATGCAATTAGGTATGACAAATTATGTACCTAAGAAGCTACTTGGCGCAAAAATGCAGCCATTAATCTATTTTATCAAACACACGAAAAACTCGGACTTTACTTCAGTTGTGACTAGAATGATCACAGACGCTATTGATCATCCAGAAGAGCTAAACTATTACCCTAAAACACCTAACTGGCCTGACACAATGTCAGTTGATACCTACAAACAATTAATTAATAGCAAATCGTATTTATATAACGAACAAGACGTACTGCACTCAGTAGAATCTAATTATGAAATAGATATCCTAAAAGTAGGGGGGTTATATAGTTTTTATTCTGATATCAATGACACTGATATTGATCTTGCACGCAGTAACTTTTTTCGTTGTGCTGATGTGGGACAAACAACAGATATTATTGTAAAGACCTTATCTGACGGAACGAAGAATACCAGTAATGCACCAATGTTTTCTGGTGTCAGTAACAGCATTAAATCATTACAAGAACGGTTTGCGTTATTACTCAATAAAGAACAGAGCCAAATTTTTCCTTCGGCCACCTCAATTCATCAATCAGTATTGGGGGCAATATTAAATAATGACTCACTTATCTTCATAGACGACGCTTGCCACCCTGGTTTATGGCAGGCAGCACAACAATCAGGTGCAGAGGTTATTTCTTACTCTCACAATGATGTTAACTCTCTGGAAGCATTAATCAGTCAACATGAAGATCGCAATGCTTTAGTTGTCAGTGAATCCATTTTTTCTCTGTTAGGAAATAGTGCGGATTTAGAAGCACTTGTTTCACTTAAACAGCAGCACAAATTCAGACTATATATCGATGAAAGCCAGGCTTTTGGCATAATAGGTGAACAAGGCGCTGGTCTTGCAGAGTTTCTCAATGTTTCTCAAGATATTGATATTATTACCGCCTCTTGTATTCCTGGTTTTGATATTGACTGTGGCATAGTTTGGGGGACAAAAAAGTGTATCGATTATATTAAACATGCCAGCCTAGATTTAATATTTTCGGCAGGCGTTTCTGATATTGACAGTGCGCTACTGAATTATGCCCAAGACAATATTTCAACCGTTATCGCTAAGCGAACAAGCTTTTATCACCGTATCAACGAATTTGTAAATACGTTAGAACAGCAAAACTTTAGCGTTATTTATCATGACACATCGGTCGTCACTATCGTACTTTCAGACTTTATGTTGGCATTAACAATTCAACGGAAATTACTTGATCAATCGATAAAAACAATTGTCGTCGGTCCCCCTTCAGTACCTGAAGAAATGACGTTACTCAATCTAAGATTTCATGAGGATATTAATGAGTCACACCTAAACCATTTACGCCAAGCATTTAGCGGTATTTCAACAGCCATTTACGAATAA
- a CDS encoding 4'-phosphopantetheinyl transferase family protein, giving the protein MKEIQQKSLCSHRDSNFITDQTFTYDKKSHIYFFSCHFDNKLYDKTLFNDLQIYYPPELDASVVKRQAEFLAGRISAKETLLRSGLYQSNPPTINIGQQRNPIWPEHLIGSISHTHNHAMCAISLKKHNSCIGIDIENHMSDELADKIGCSIYSEDEIKKLVNEKLSHKLASTLIFSAKESLFKAIYPLVGRYFDFDCATVTKFSLAEKYIYLKVSKAIMNEGINIADEYRCNFILLENSLITTINQRAR; this is encoded by the coding sequence GTGAAAGAAATCCAACAGAAAAGTTTATGCTCACATCGCGATAGCAACTTTATCACAGACCAAACATTCACCTATGACAAGAAAAGTCATATTTATTTCTTTTCTTGTCATTTTGACAATAAATTATATGACAAAACCTTATTTAACGATTTACAGATCTATTATCCCCCAGAACTGGACGCTTCTGTAGTCAAAAGGCAGGCTGAATTTCTTGCTGGAAGAATATCAGCAAAAGAAACATTACTGCGTTCAGGTTTATATCAATCGAATCCTCCCACCATTAACATTGGTCAACAGCGAAATCCTATCTGGCCAGAACATTTAATAGGCTCAATAAGTCATACACATAATCATGCGATGTGCGCTATTTCACTGAAAAAACATAATAGCTGTATAGGTATAGATATAGAAAACCATATGTCAGACGAACTAGCAGATAAAATAGGCTGTTCAATCTACTCTGAGGACGAAATAAAAAAATTAGTCAATGAGAAGTTATCCCATAAGCTTGCTAGCACGCTCATTTTTTCAGCCAAAGAAAGTTTATTTAAAGCAATCTACCCACTTGTAGGAAGGTATTTTGATTTTGATTGCGCTACTGTCACTAAATTTTCTTTAGCAGAGAAATATATATACTTGAAAGTCAGTAAAGCAATAATGAATGAAGGGATTAATATTGCCGATGAATATAGGTGCAATTTTATCCTTCTTGAAAACTCATTGATTACTACAATAAATCAGCGGGCTAGATAA
- a CDS encoding helix-turn-helix domain-containing protein: MSQVQVNIALIKKLRRTLGLSQSDMAAASQKKRLNVALSTIKRIESGKSVSLRTIRNIALFHQCPIENLMLNDKYDEGNSIDGLFTDGKTFGEKESVLCSSGYDFELEQFEMSLMRALKLSSPHLICLKSDEPNAIDSLVADLSKLVARKDICSYEVSIEKAHHLWFTPLQHLANLFIESDDSRGGSIPHHFYQEKKGQFWLQDIITIANKDKLPRVIFIKQIDNAQKLLINSLVKIIHAARQCPLVFVLTTKGVCENLSLLQQSLNVNVPKLTIELAVGAANPASVALM; the protein is encoded by the coding sequence ATGAGTCAGGTGCAAGTTAATATCGCACTGATTAAAAAACTTCGGCGGACATTAGGATTGAGCCAATCTGATATGGCTGCTGCGAGTCAGAAAAAGCGGTTAAATGTCGCGCTATCAACTATCAAGCGGATAGAAAGTGGTAAGTCAGTTTCGCTTCGAACCATTCGTAATATTGCATTATTTCATCAATGCCCAATAGAAAATTTAATGCTAAATGATAAATATGATGAAGGTAATAGCATTGATGGCTTATTTACTGATGGGAAAACTTTTGGTGAAAAAGAGAGTGTATTGTGTTCGTCGGGTTACGATTTTGAGCTGGAGCAATTTGAAATGAGTTTGATGCGGGCGCTTAAGTTATCAAGCCCGCATCTAATTTGCTTAAAAAGTGATGAGCCAAACGCCATCGACTCATTGGTTGCTGATTTGTCAAAATTGGTGGCACGAAAAGATATTTGCTCTTATGAAGTGTCGATTGAAAAAGCGCATCACTTGTGGTTTACGCCGCTGCAGCATTTGGCAAACCTATTTATTGAAAGTGATGATAGTAGAGGTGGGTCAATCCCTCACCATTTTTATCAAGAAAAGAAGGGACAGTTCTGGTTACAGGATATTATTACCATAGCGAATAAAGATAAGCTGCCACGTGTTATTTTTATTAAGCAAATTGATAACGCCCAAAAGTTACTTATTAATAGTCTGGTTAAAATTATTCACGCCGCTAGGCAATGTCCGTTGGTTTTCGTTTTAACCACTAAAGGTGTGTGTGAAAACTTGTCACTGCTACAGCAAAGCCTCAACGTTAATGTGCCTAAACTCACCATTGAGTTAGCTGTTGGTGCAGCAAATCCTGCTTCTGTTGCTTTAATGTAA